In the Engystomops pustulosus chromosome 2, aEngPut4.maternal, whole genome shotgun sequence genome, one interval contains:
- the LOC140116633 gene encoding pancreatic secretory granule membrane major glycoprotein GP2-like, producing the protein MLPLYVLVLVAVFIQKGETYTCYSGSNPPQCSTCGGGSCTSDNGCSCNYDLVTPCVPNSECASVGTNICCPSGYFWSSTDNCCTDTLICNPSCLSDEICTNVNNVATCTCNTTVYSGLSVSSISPTVKCDSKLMTISLSKCLLESFGFDTTTFQLNNNSDACRNIYTEVIGGLTMQTIQALPETDWCGNIVTTDSSKIYYNNMLYIGIQNKSLITVNPANISFSCSYNLTMQTVLAASLHPTLSTVNISVSGQGIAETTMAAYWDAQYTSPVQQDQDVPVGSNVYLGIYADIMDSSKFVLRVENCYATPDNNVNNVNKVAIVSGGCPANQGVTAEVQENGVTLQSRIRFSSFAFQGQPLVYITCDVRLCDKNNTCTGCNAARSSEDGAATLQIPLNFLDDYSSSASNTVVSSWAMLVSSLLAYLSIKLF; encoded by the exons ATGCTACCCCTCTATGTCCTAGTGCTTGTAGCTGTATTCATACAGAAAG GAGAGACATATACGTGCTACA GTGGTAGTAATCCTCCCCAATGCAGTACCTGTGGAGGAGGTAGCTGTACATCAGATAATGGATGTTCATGCAACTACGACCTAGTAACGCCTTGTGTTCCCAACTCTGAGTGTGCTAGTGTGGGAACCAACATTTGTTGCCCTTCAGGTTACTTTTGGTCTTCAACAGACAATTGCTGTACAG ATACACTGATCTGCAATCCCTCCTGTCTGAGTGATGAAATATGCACGAATGTTAATAACGTAGCAACCTGTACCTGTAACACTACGGTCTACAGTGGATTAA GTGTATCATCAATTTCTCCAACTGTAAAATGTGACTCAAAATTAATGACCATTTCCCTGAGTAAATGCTTACTTGAATCTTTTGGATTTGATACCACAACTTTCCAACTAAACAACAATTCCGATGCCTGTAGAAACATATACACTGAAGTTATTGGTGGCCTCACTATGCAGACTATCCAGGCCCTTCCAGAGACAGACTGGTGCGGTAATATAGTGACG ACTGATTCTTCGAAAATTTATTATAACAATATGCTCTACATTGGAATTCAGAACAAAAGCCTTATTACTGTCAACCCTGCCAATATTTCTTTCTCCTGCTCTTACAATCTAACCATGCAGACAGTTCTGGCAGCTTCACTCCATCCTACACTAAG CACTGTCAACATCTCAGTGAGTGGGCAAGGAATAGCAGAAACCACAATGGCAGCATATTGGGATGCTCAATACACTTCACCAGTACAACAGGATCAGGATGTTCCAGTTGGATCAAATGTGTATCTTGGAATATACGCAGATATCATGGATTCAAGCAAATTTGTTCTGAGGGTAGAAAACTGTTATGCTACACCTGATAATaatgtaaacaatgtaaacaaaGTGGCAATTGTGAGCGGAGG GTGTCCTGCAAATCAGGGAGTAACAGCAGAGGTGCAGGAGAATGGAGTAACTCTACAGTCCCGAATTAGATTTAGTTCATTTGCATTTCAAGGACAACCTTTAGTCTACATTACATGTGATGTTCGACTGTGTGACAAGAATAACACATGTACTGGG TGTAACGCTGCACGTAGCAGTGAGGATGGAGCAGCAACATTACAAATCCCATTGAATTTCTTAG ATGACTACAGTAGCTCAGCATCTAACACAG TTGTATCCTCCTGGGCCATGCTGGTGAGCTCCCTGCTGGCATATCTGTCCATTAAGCTCTTCTGA